Proteins encoded together in one Mycobacterium noviomagense window:
- a CDS encoding ferredoxin — MRIVIDLNRCLGYAQCVPLAPEVLKLSGEEALTYDPNPDDTQHLRVLRAAASCPVQAIIVEQLDQ, encoded by the coding sequence ATGCGCATCGTCATCGATCTGAATCGCTGTTTGGGGTATGCGCAGTGTGTGCCGCTGGCACCGGAGGTGCTCAAGCTCAGCGGCGAAGAAGCCCTCACCTACGACCCCAACCCGGATGACACGCAGCATTTGCGGGTATTGCGTGCCGCGGCATCGTGCCCAGTGCAGGCGATCATCGTCGAACAGCTCGATCAATGA